Sequence from the Leptospira noumeaensis genome:
CCAATTTCCGATGCATATCGGATCATCTGATTAATTTCAGATTTAATTCCTTCACCCACCGGCACAAAACAAGGAATGGAATCTGGGTCTTTTGTCATCGATTGTAAATTGGAAACTATATCTTTAGTATACAAATTGATATAATTGCCATTAGGAAAAAGATAAATGTATCGAAGTTTTCCCTTTCTTATCTCTTCCAAACGACATTTTAAATCGGCTGCGCATTCTGCATTCGGCATACTTTCTGTTGCCAAATAACCTGCGTAATCCGAATGTTTGGTCTTAGGATAAGACTCCAGAAGTTTCCAAAAATAATTGGAATCTACATAGTATTTTCCAGAGTTATAATCATATAGTAACTTAGTTTGGTGGTGTTTTAAAAACTCGAGTGTTCCCGGATCATTATCTGGTTTGATTCCCTTTTCATTCATAAGATCCACTGTTTTTTTTAAGAAAAATCCAGCCTTGGCTCGTATAAAAATAAAATCATCTCCAGTAAATTTACCTGTCGAAGAAATTGCAAAAATTGTATCGGTAATCTCTTGTTTTGATGAAAAATCAATTTGATTAGAAAGAATCATCCGTTCTGCTTCAAATAACAAAGTTGGTAGGTATTGTTTTGGTGGAACAGAACGAACTACGGATCGTTTGATAAATCCAGAAAGACCATCTTCTAACTTTACAGGGATCCAATCTTCTTTGGGACTTTCCAGAGAATCCTTATCAAAAGAAACAGGTTCTCCAAATTTTAATTTGCGTAATACATCACTTTTTTGGTCAGCAAACAAATGCAAGTTGAGACCAATCACAGGAATGACAATTTGTGACTGCAAATCTCTTCGCAGAAGTTCGGAAGGTTTAATTTGTTTGGATTTTTCTCGGATGGTTGGAACTGATTCCAGGGAACCGGTCTTCAGTATAAAGACCATCAAAATAGAAAGAAAAGAAATACTAAAAAATCGAGAGCGAAAAATATTTTTCCTTCGCCAATTTACCATTAGATAAAAAAACAGAGCCCCTCTTCGAAGATATTTCGGCAAAGGGGCAGGTTTCATTTTACTTTTGTAAGTCCTCAACCATTTGTTTGATCCGAGCGACACCTTTTTCAATGTCCTTATCACCTAACGCATACGACAATCGAATGGCTTTGTCATCCCCGAAGGCAATGCCCGGCACCGCTGCGACATTGTATTTGTCGAGGAGCACATCACAAAATAGTTTTGAGTAAGAAGATTCTTTTTTCTCTGCGAGGAGTCTTTTGAACCCAGGAGTTGCGTAAACACCCGTGATGTAAGGGAAGGCGTAAAAAGCACCTTCTGGCATCCGGCATTCCACACCTGGGATCTCACGTAAAAGTCCCACGATCAGTTTACGGCGTTTGTCAAAAGCTTTGAGCATATCCGCAACGGGAGTTTGATCTCCCGAAAGTGCGGCCTCTGCTGCTGCTTGTGAAATGGAAGAAGCATTGCTTGTGGACTGGCCTTGCATGGTATCCATGTTTTTTATAATCTCTGGATTTCCTGCACCGTATCCAATCCTCCAACCTGTCATTGAGTATGCTTTGGACACTCCATTGATGACAAAGGTTTTTTCCTTCATTTTCTCGGAGATCATTGCAGGATTTACAAATTCCAATCCATCATAAATGATTTTTTCGTAGATATCATCCGAAACTGTAATGATATCTTTTGGTTCTAGTACCCTTACAAGTGCTTCGACATCCGCACGAGTGTAAGCCGCCCCCGTTGGATTGGAAGGGGAATTAAAAATAAATACCTTAGTTTTCGGAGTGATGGCTTTTTCCAATTGATCCGCTGTGATTTTAAATCCACTGGAAATATCAGTGGATACAATCACAGGAGTTCCTTCCGCCAAACGAACGATGTCCGCATAACTTACCCAATACGGTGCAGGAATGATGACTTCGTCTCCCGGATTTAAAGTTGCCATAAAAAAATTGTAAAGAACCTGTTTTCCACCTGTTCCCACAATGATTTGATTCTTTTCGTACTTTAATCCGTTTTCTGTTTCAAACTTACGAATGATGGCATCTTTTAAGGAAACCGTTCCACTCACAGGAGTGTATTTGGTTTTTCCTTGGTCCATTGCTTTTTTAGCAGCTTCTTTGATATGTGTCGGTGTATCAAAGTCAGGTTCCCCTGCTCCAAATCCAACCACATCAAGTCCACTCGCTTTCAACTGATTGGCTTTGGCAGTGATCGCGAGAGTGGGAGAAGGTTCTACGACATCCAGTCGTTTTGCTACAAGTTTCATTTTGTCCTCTATTTAGTGAGTGATTCCTCTGGAACTGTTTCTTTAAACTGATCCAAAGTATAAATTTCGTATTCATACCCTTGTTCGGTGAGGAAGAGTTGTCTGTTTTGACCAAACCTTTCTTCGTTAGTATCACGCGAAATTAACGAGTAAAAAATAGCGGTATTGTCTTGGGATTTCGGACGAAGGATTCGTCCTAGACGCTGCGCCTCTTCTTGTCTCGAACCAAAGGTTCCCGATACCTGGATGGCAATGTTTGCATCTGGTAAGTCGATAGAAAAGTTTGCCACCTTAGAAACCACAAGTTGTTTGATTTGTCCTGTACGGAAGGCTTGGTAGAGTTCTTGTCTTTCAGGAAGAGGAGTTTTTCCCGTAATCAAAGGAATTTTGAAAGTATTGGAAATCTCTTCTAACTGATTGATATACTGTCCAATCACCAAAATGTTGTTAGTGGAATGTTTTTTTAGGATATAACTAATCGCCCGAAGTTTTTCAGGATTTTCTGATGCCAAACGGAATTTTTCACGGTCATCCGCAACAGAATATTTCATACGAAGGTCATCTTCCATAGGAACACGAATCTCCACACAATTAGCTTCTGCAATCCAAGACTTTGCTTCAAGCTCCTTCCATGGTACATCGTATTTTTTAGGACCAATAAGTGAGAATACATCTTCTTCGAGTCCATCTTCACGCACAAGAGTTGCCGTAAGACCTAACCTACGTTTGGCTTGGAGTTCCGATGTCATACGGAAAACAGGAGCTGGTAATAAGTGAACCTCATCATACACAATCAGTCCCCAGTTGTTCGCACTGAAGATATGAAAATGTGTGAAGTCCCCACCTTTTTTCTTTCTATGAGTTAAGATGTTATAAGTAGCAATTGTTATGGGTTTAATTTCTTTCATCTCACCCGAATACTCACCAATATCAGACTCAGGGATATCTGTTTTGTCTAAAATTTCATTTCTCCACTGGCGAATGGACAAAGTGTTCGTTACAAGAATGAGAGTTTCTGCTCCAACAATTTGCATCACCCCCATACCCACGATGGTTTTTCCCGCACCGCAAGGTAATACAACCACACCCGATCCACCTTCGTTACGTCCACCGGCATGAAAGGCTTCGACCGATGCTCTTTGGTAGTCACGCATTCCGAATTTTATACCACTGATGGTAACAGGGCGTAAGTTAAATGGATATTTATTCCCTTCATCATAACCCGCAAGGTCTTCGACAGGGAAACCAATTTTGATTAACGCTTGTTTGATGTGACCACGATATTCTTTTTTAATACGAATTTTATCACCTTCCATTCCATCCACAAAGGGTTGAACCGCGCGGTTGTTTGCAATTTCTGTGATGAATCCTTTTTCGTTGGAAATGATATACAATTCCCCAGATTCTTCTTTTACCAGTTTTACTTTTCCGTAACGAGAGATTTGTTCTCTCACTTCATTCATTACGTTTTTAGGAACGGAATAACGTGCAAACTTAGTTAAACCTTCGATGATCTCATCTGCAGTCATTTTGATGGATGCGGCATTCCACAAAGACAGTGGAGAGATGCGGTAAGTATGCATATATTCCGGGCTTTTTTCAAGCTCTGCGAATTTGGCAATGAGGTCCCGACAGGCTTCAAATTCTGGGTTATCCACCTCAAGAAGCATTGTTTTATCACTTTGTACGGTGAGTGGTTTGGTCATGGTATTCCCTCTCAATTTAACCAGGCTGGGAAGAGAAACCGCCCTGTCAACTCATTTGATTTTAATAGATTTTCGAAGTGTTTTCGCCATGTTTTTCAGGCAAATCCAGAATATTTGGAACAAAGTTGAGTAGCGAACCGTCTAATTAAAGTTACTCTACGCCTTTTAAATTATTTTTTTTAGATTGACTGATTTTGTTTTTTATGGGCGTTCCCAATTGGATTTTTGTTTCCCACTCTCATTTTCCAAGGGTCAGGCTCACTCCGGGGTGCGCTTACGCTCCCGCCAGCTTCTCGTCGTTAGACGATACGCTGGCCTTACGCCCTACGGATCCTTAACGCTTCAAATAATCCCGTAAAATAGATTCATTGGCACCTGTTAGATGCATTCGGTCTGTGAGAAATTTTCGATATTCCCGGGCTCCCTTTTCTCCATGAAAAAGACCCAAAATATGCCTAAGGATATGGTGCACTTTTCCCTCTTTTTTTAGAGCCAACCGAATATAAGAGATTAGTTCTATTAGCACTTCTTCTCTCGAAGGAGGATTTTCCATGGAACCAAAGTAAAATTGATCCACTTCGTGAAACAAAAATGGATTGTCGTAGGCGGCCCGCCCTATCATCACTCCATCTACTTTCGCTAGGTGCTCTTTGATCTCTGTATGAGTTTTGATCCCCCCGTTGATAGTCATTGGTAATCCAGGAAAATCATTTTTTAGTTTATATACATCTGCGTATCGTAGCGGAGGAATTGTTCGATTTTCTTTCGGAGAAAGCCCCTCCAAAATAGCAATCCTTGCATGAACGATGATATGATCCACACCTGCTTCCTTAATTTTGGAAACAAAATGGAATAAATCTTCATAACTTTCTTTTCCATTCACACCAATTCGGTGTTTGACGGTGACAGGAACTTTTACTTTAGATTTGCAGGCCGCCACCATCTCTGCCACAAGTTCTGGTTCTTTCATCAGGCAAGCACCAAAACTTCCACTTTGCACCCGGTCCGATGGGCAACCAACGTTGAGATTGATTTCGTCATACCCATAATCTTCCCCGATTTTGGCACATTCAGCCAGAGCTTCTGGTGAATCTCCACCTAACTGGAGAGCTATGGGATGTTCTTCTTTTGAAAAGTCTAAGTATCTGTGATTGTCTTTTCCACGAAGGATGGCACCTGTGGTCACCATCTCCGTATAAAGTAATGCGTGTTTGGAGATAAGCCGGATAAAAAAGCGGAAATGTCTGTCCGTCCAGTCCATCATCGGAGCAACAGATATGCGATACGATGGAACGGGACTTGTCAAAAATATTCTCCTATGCTTCTTGTGGGTGTTCCTCTCTGGATGGAAGGCTTAAAACCGAAGCGATTTCTGTCGGAACCCCTCTATGGATCTCTTCAGAAGCAATTACTGCAAAGTTCCTGGGGGGTAGTTCCTTTGTCAAAAAGAATGCAAACGCTTGTCTGAGGTATCTAGAAACCACAAAAATCAGGAATCTGTTTTCATCCAATGCCTTTTGTAATTCGTTATAAACTGACTCCAAAATTCTCACACGAACATCATGAGGAAGGATGATGAGTTTACTTCCATCCGTTTCATCTAGAGTGATACTTTTATTCATACGATCAATGATCCTTGGATCAATGGTCACCACATGTAACTTTCCATCAGGAGAAAGGAAGTCATTGATGATTTGGCGAGACAATGCTTGCCTTACATGTTCTGCCAAATCAAACGGATTGTTAGTGCGTGTGAGATGATTTGCAATGGCATCCATAATTTTGGGAAGGTTTTTAATGGAAAGTCCCTCTGCCAAAAGATTCTGTAAGGTTTGTTGGATGATCCCAAGACGACCTTGTTTATCATAATCCAATTCACCCACAAGAGTGGGATGAGTTTGTCGTAAATGTTCGAGAAGTGCCTTCACCTCTTCTCTTCCGAGAAGCTGTGATGCATAATTAGAAATTAATTCTTTCAAATGAGTGATGATGACAGTGGAAGGATCCACCACCGAATAACCCTTGTTCTCTACTTCAATTTTATCATTTGGATCAATCCAGGTTGCTTTCAAACCAAATGCAGGTTCCGTAAATGGTTCTCCAATGATGGCTTCCAAATTCCTGGAAGTATTGTTCATGGCCATCAAACGATCTGCTTTCACTGCAGATTGACCAACAACCACTCCGTTGATACGAATGCTATAGTTATCATGAGGGATTTCTAAATTGTCTATGATCCGAATGGCTGGGATCACAAGCCCAAAATCAATGGCAAATTTTTTACGAGTGTTAGCAATTTGTTCGAGTAAATGCCCACCAGATGAAGCATCCACTAACGGAAGTAAATCGCGACCAAGCTCTACTTGAATGGCTTCTACAGAAATTTCTTTGATATAGTTTTCTGGTTTTTTCTCTTGGACTTTTTCCTGGGTAACGTTTTCAATTTTTTTGATTTCTTCTTTTGCTACTTTTTCTATGGAATAACCCAAATACCCAATCGCACCAGCTAAAAAGAGGAGAGAGAAAAAGGGAAGTCCAGGAATGAGACTTGCCATTCCAAGAGCGCCCGCAACGACATACAATGTTTTTGCATTTCCAAAAAGTTGGTCTTTGATCTCCACAGTCAGTTTCTTTTCTGAACTGGATCTTGTAACAATGATACCAGTGGCAGTTGTAGAAAGTAGACCTGGAATTTGGGAAACAAGTCCATCTCCAATCGTAAACTTTCCATAAGTTTCAATGGATGCGAGAAAGGATTCCCCACGAATGGTAGAACCAATAAGAATCCCTCCAATCAAATTGATTGCCGTGATGATAAGCCCTGCTCTTACATCCCCTTGTACGAACTTGGATGCTCCATCCATAGCCCCATAAAAATCAACTTCGCGTTGGACTTTTTTTCGTTTTACCTTGGCCTCTGCTTCGGTAATTGCCCCACTGTTTAGTTCCATATCAATGGACATTTGTTTTTGCGGCAATCCATCGAGTGTAAACCTTGCTGCCACTTCCGAGATCCGAGTCGCACCTTTTGTGATGACTAACACCTGTACAATGGTTAAGATAATAAAGATAATGAGCCCCACAACATACTTACCAAGTCCCGATTCTCCACCCACAACAAAGGTTCCGAAGGCTTCAATGACACTAGAGTTCATTGCAGGACCTTTGGATAAAATCTGTCTTGTCGTCGAAACGTTGAGCGCTAACCGAAACAAGGTAGTAATTAGTA
This genomic interval carries:
- a CDS encoding DNA repair helicase XPB, which codes for MTKPLTVQSDKTMLLEVDNPEFEACRDLIAKFAELEKSPEYMHTYRISPLSLWNAASIKMTADEIIEGLTKFARYSVPKNVMNEVREQISRYGKVKLVKEESGELYIISNEKGFITEIANNRAVQPFVDGMEGDKIRIKKEYRGHIKQALIKIGFPVEDLAGYDEGNKYPFNLRPVTISGIKFGMRDYQRASVEAFHAGGRNEGGSGVVVLPCGAGKTIVGMGVMQIVGAETLILVTNTLSIRQWRNEILDKTDIPESDIGEYSGEMKEIKPITIATYNILTHRKKKGGDFTHFHIFSANNWGLIVYDEVHLLPAPVFRMTSELQAKRRLGLTATLVREDGLEEDVFSLIGPKKYDVPWKELEAKSWIAEANCVEIRVPMEDDLRMKYSVADDREKFRLASENPEKLRAISYILKKHSTNNILVIGQYINQLEEISNTFKIPLITGKTPLPERQELYQAFRTGQIKQLVVSKVANFSIDLPDANIAIQVSGTFGSRQEEAQRLGRILRPKSQDNTAIFYSLISRDTNEERFGQNRQLFLTEQGYEYEIYTLDQFKETVPEESLTK
- a CDS encoding flagellar biosynthesis protein FlhA yields the protein MNFRDILKQSDLVLGVGTLMILAMLIVPLPGFILDVLIVVSIGLGLLILMTALSVTEPSEFSIFPSLLLITTLFRLALNVSTTRQILSKGPAMNSSVIEAFGTFVVGGESGLGKYVVGLIIFIILTIVQVLVITKGATRISEVAARFTLDGLPQKQMSIDMELNSGAITEAEAKVKRKKVQREVDFYGAMDGASKFVQGDVRAGLIITAINLIGGILIGSTIRGESFLASIETYGKFTIGDGLVSQIPGLLSTTATGIIVTRSSSEKKLTVEIKDQLFGNAKTLYVVAGALGMASLIPGLPFFSLLFLAGAIGYLGYSIEKVAKEEIKKIENVTQEKVQEKKPENYIKEISVEAIQVELGRDLLPLVDASSGGHLLEQIANTRKKFAIDFGLVIPAIRIIDNLEIPHDNYSIRINGVVVGQSAVKADRLMAMNNTSRNLEAIIGEPFTEPAFGLKATWIDPNDKIEVENKGYSVVDPSTVIITHLKELISNYASQLLGREEVKALLEHLRQTHPTLVGELDYDKQGRLGIIQQTLQNLLAEGLSIKNLPKIMDAIANHLTRTNNPFDLAEHVRQALSRQIINDFLSPDGKLHVVTIDPRIIDRMNKSITLDETDGSKLIILPHDVRVRILESVYNELQKALDENRFLIFVVSRYLRQAFAFFLTKELPPRNFAVIASEEIHRGVPTEIASVLSLPSREEHPQEA
- a CDS encoding pyridoxal phosphate-dependent aminotransferase — its product is MKLVAKRLDVVEPSPTLAITAKANQLKASGLDVVGFGAGEPDFDTPTHIKEAAKKAMDQGKTKYTPVSGTVSLKDAIIRKFETENGLKYEKNQIIVGTGGKQVLYNFFMATLNPGDEVIIPAPYWVSYADIVRLAEGTPVIVSTDISSGFKITADQLEKAITPKTKVFIFNSPSNPTGAAYTRADVEALVRVLEPKDIITVSDDIYEKIIYDGLEFVNPAMISEKMKEKTFVINGVSKAYSMTGWRIGYGAGNPEIIKNMDTMQGQSTSNASSISQAAAEAALSGDQTPVADMLKAFDKRRKLIVGLLREIPGVECRMPEGAFYAFPYITGVYATPGFKRLLAEKKESSYSKLFCDVLLDKYNVAAVPGIAFGDDKAIRLSYALGDKDIEKGVARIKQMVEDLQK
- the dusA gene encoding tRNA dihydrouridine(20/20a) synthase DusA, whose product is MTSPVPSYRISVAPMMDWTDRHFRFFIRLISKHALLYTEMVTTGAILRGKDNHRYLDFSKEEHPIALQLGGDSPEALAECAKIGEDYGYDEINLNVGCPSDRVQSGSFGACLMKEPELVAEMVAACKSKVKVPVTVKHRIGVNGKESYEDLFHFVSKIKEAGVDHIIVHARIAILEGLSPKENRTIPPLRYADVYKLKNDFPGLPMTINGGIKTHTEIKEHLAKVDGVMIGRAAYDNPFLFHEVDQFYFGSMENPPSREEVLIELISYIRLALKKEGKVHHILRHILGLFHGEKGAREYRKFLTDRMHLTGANESILRDYLKR
- a CDS encoding SH3 domain-containing protein yields the protein MQSQIVIPVIGLNLHLFADQKSDVLRKLKFGEPVSFDKDSLESPKEDWIPVKLEDGLSGFIKRSVVRSVPPKQYLPTLLFEAERMILSNQIDFSSKQEITDTIFAISSTGKFTGDDFIFIRAKAGFFLKKTVDLMNEKGIKPDNDPGTLEFLKHHQTKLLYDYNSGKYYVDSNYFWKLLESYPKTKHSDYAGYLATESMPNAECAADLKCRLEEIRKGKLRYIYLFPNGNYINLYTKDIVSNLQSMTKDPDSIPCFVPVGEGIKSEINQMIRYASEIGPREKKQILPHLQILKKECFR